The following are from one region of the Penaeus vannamei isolate JL-2024 chromosome 28, ASM4276789v1, whole genome shotgun sequence genome:
- the LOC138867096 gene encoding uncharacterized protein: MTTRDYSETPQVRQQNHITIFVYHLLTHHRTSNTTLHGPPSQLYNPPTPSHHHTDTTTQHRPPQHRYNLPTPSHHYTNITTPHRPPQQPYNPPTPSHHHTSNTVTLPYSNTTIPATPSHCHITPSHHHIATPSHHHIATPSYHHIATPSHHHTSNTVTLPYNTITPSYSNTITPSYSNTIIPPTILATPSHYPPY, encoded by the coding sequence CGACTACAGTGAAACGCCACAGGTTCGACAGCAAAACCACATCACCATATTTGTATACCATCTCTTGACACATCATCGTACCAGCAACACCACACTACACGGACCGCCTTCACAGCTTTACAACCCACCAACACCTTCACACCACCATACCGACACCACCACACAACACAGACCTCCACAACACCGATACAACCTACCAACACCTTCACATCACTATACCAACATCACCACACCACACAGACCACCGCAACAGCCCTACAACCCACCAACACCGTCACACCACCATACCAGCAACACCGTCACACTGCCATATAGCAACACCACCATACCAGCAACACCGTCACACTGCCATATAACACCATCACACCATCATATAGCAACACCATCACACCATCATATAGCAACACCATCATACCACCATATAGcaacaccatcacaccaccatacCAGCAACACCGTCACACTGCCATATAACACCATCACACCATCATATAGCAACACCATCACACCATCATATAGCAACACCATCATACCACCCACAATATTAGCAACACCATCACACTACCCACCATATTAG